The sequence CCGTGTGCTCAGTCTGTACAAACACATTccattaaatacaaatactgtGAAAAGTTACACCTCCTGTTTTACTAGACTTGGAAAACGTATTTACAACAGAATCTTTTTAATCAACACTTAAACGTACAACATGTGACTTCGGCCACTAGCGTTTAATGTTGTAGATTCTTTGCTGATTATCAAAACCTCAGTACCTCGTGTTTTGAAATgacaatacattttctttttgaatcttaaaggttcagtgtgtagaacttAGTGACCCCTAGAGGttaagtgtcatgttgcagctgaatacccctcccccctcccccccatcaaCACAAACCCCATTTGTTCAATGATCAAGGCACCAAGTCGTTCTTATTGTAATTGGCTGTTACTCAtgcatttagatttatttaaattcaaaacaactttatttgtcccaagAGAGCAATTccaaatttattttattgtacagTTTATACTGGTTAACTGGTATTTGTAAAGCACGGAGGGATCTGAtgttcaatcaattaatcacagTTATATCCCATTTTCAGAAAAGTGCAACAAGCTTCTGTCCTTAACTCTCCACTAGAGTGAGGATGAACTTGTTTTGAATTACTTACAATTACAAGTGACCAGTGGATGGTAAAGtgggtgtgttttttcttcgtCCTGAGACAGCCGGTCGAAGAAGACGAGTCAAACAGAAAAGAATCAAGCACAGGACGGCAAAGGGCAGAGGGGGATGAATAGAATCTGTTGTTGTGGCCTGTGGCGGTCGGAGCGCTCCTGTCTGTCGGTCCGGCTTCAGTCTCTCCAGGATATTTGGGGTTTATCTGGAGAGACAACAGCTCTCTGTGTGGGTTTGAGTCAGAGTCTCACAGGATTAACATCACCAGTGGTTTGTAGAATAAGAAGAAGGCCTGAGTACGAAGCAGCCTTGAGTAGAATAATAATCAGAGTTCTGTCGAGAGCCCGACTGATTTATTGATTGGCCCAAACAATCTGTTGAAACCAGACTATTGTTTTAGAGTATAAACATTTTTCGAATTTTGCGAAATATAGTTATTTTTgtgctttctttttatttacagttatatTCTCCACCAGAGAGTTAATGGGAGGGGTGGGGCATCACCTAGGGAAGAACCAATCAGGATCAGAGGGGGGGATCCAGGactattttttaattttcattagCATGTGACATGTGGAGCTTCTTGtggatttctcagggaataattcatgaatcctgattaaaaaaatctgtcagaGCATGGGTCAGCGCTGCATTACATCCACAGATAAAGGTTTCACAGTTACCTTTACATTCAAAGATCAGAtcagattttgttttcaatCAAGCATTTCACATCCAGACATGTTGTTAATCTGTTTTTATAATCAGTAAATTATCTTTTGCGCCTCGGAAGAAGGAAATGCAACAGAAACTGGATTAACAGTAATAACAGGAATGGTGTTTGTATATGATGATGTCCCTTCGTGAATATTTAATGAAACAACAGCAGCTCTGCGTTGTTCAGGCTGCTGAGATGACAGACAGGCGCTCTGACCAATGACAGGCCTCCACGGGCAGAACGGAGCAGGTGATTCGCTGCTGGCCGTAAACGTCCTGATCTACTGAATCATTAAACCGCTCAGTCTCACTTGTTTTCAAGAAAATCTGAAAGATGTGAACAAACCAAGTAAGAAACTAGAACAGCCGTCAGTGGAGCCCATTCCTCCTCCAGCACGGCCCAACAGTCAGTACACACACTCAGAACACAGAGACTatgaaacacataaataaaatccaGGCCCTTAAAAGGAGTAGAATAATAAATCCTAAAGCAAATGTTGAAATTAGAATGTCACTCAGGAGAGTTCATACCTCCGCCAGCAGTCCCTTTTCTGAGTGAATCAGAGGAAAACATAATGATAAATCACAGAGATGTAATCAGacaggagcagcagagcagaagcTCACAAACTGCCGGTCTGAGACCAATTGTTTATCCTCAGTCTCAGGCTGCATCTTATTTCACACGGCTCGCGTTTCTTCAGAAATACTTGAAGTCAAATGTGcagccgcgggggggggggggggggggggctgcagtcaAAGTAGATTAGTTTATGATAAAGATCCAGTCTTAAAGTTTGAAACCTCCGGCTGCAGCTAAAGGTGTTATTTTTAGATCCTTCCTTAACCCTGTTGATTTGACCAGCTACCTGACCAACGGGCTGACGTCTCTGGAGCGTTTCCCCATCAGCTTCAAGACTCAGTTCTCAGGCCACTGCTTCCACCACGTTGTTCTGGGCGTCTACTGCAACGGTCGCTATGGATCGCTGGGCATGAGCCGCCGCCAGGACCTGATGGACAAACCGCTCACCCACCGGACGCTGGGGGAACTGGTGGCCGAGTTTGAGAGCTCCTACAAGAGATACCAGCACACTCTGAAGAAGgtaagaggggagggaggagggagggagggaggaagtgtgCCTGGCATCAGTTAAGGTGTGTTTAAACGTGTCCTCTGCTTGTCCCAGGTGAAGATCGGCCTGTATGTGCCTCACGACCCCCACGTCTTCCAGCCAATAGAATGGAAGCATTTGGTCCTGAATGCCGCCAGACTGGGAGCTCAGGAGATgaggaaggagctggagaaacaCGGTCGAGACATGAGGATGAAGGTGTGACACGCAGACATACACAATGTGATGATGCCAGTCTAAAGGCTCTGCAGCCACAGTCCCAGTggttaatgggaaacactggcaTCGCTTCATTCAGAGTGGTTTGGGTAAAGAGAGTGAGGAGGTTTGAGCGTGgagaagagaagcagcagaaggaCGTGCTCACATTACCACATCATAAATCAACCAGGAGggtaaaacaagaaaaaacactcCACAGTGGGGGGTGGAAACGGAAAACTTGGATAGAGAGTGTAATTCCAAACAGgagcagaaaagaaaaacagctctTAGTGGTGAAGTTAAAGTTAATGGAGCATTTATCTGCCAAACTACAACACAACATGTTATTTCATAGCTGAACAAACCAAAGTGTCTCTCCAAGTCACGTCCAAACACAACCTGTTAGAAAGGGAATTTCTGC comes from Pleuronectes platessa chromosome 17, fPlePla1.1, whole genome shotgun sequence and encodes:
- the vash2 gene encoding tubulinyl-Tyr carboxypeptidase 2 isoform X2 — protein: MSVPDWLVSVQNYMKALQYNHTGTQFFEIKKSRPLCGLMETAREMIRESLPIKCLEAVILGIYLTNGLTSLERFPISFKTQFSGHCFHHVVLGVYCNGRYGSLGMSRRQDLMDKPLTHRTLGELVAEFESSYKRYQHTLKKVKIGLYVPHDPHVFQPIEWKHLVLNAARLGAQEMRKELEKHGRDMRMKILKSSSAQSPIKERSRGKSLSPRRRQSSPQRRFAQRRDKSPACVERKPPELSTLSDGYQIRI